Proteins from a single region of Abyssalbus ytuae:
- a CDS encoding glycosyltransferase family 4 protein produces the protein MEKYSRNIKLIKTSTVASSLEHLLKGQLGFLNRYFEVIGIAAGEKSLKIVELREGIRTVRVNMKRHISPVNDVKSLVRLYKVFKKEKPHIVHSITPKAGLLSMLAAYGAGVPVRIHTFTGLIFPSKSGVFQKILILMDRLLCRMATNIYPEGLGVKNDLIKYKITNKPLKIIANGNINGTDTEYFNPASVSLAEKQELLEKLNIKKDDFVFIFIGRLVKDKGIDELVRAFSQLSALVTPIKLLLVGDFEKDLDPLSPQTEKKIELHPNIIPVGWQNDIRPFLTISNVLAFPSYREGFPNVVLQAGAMGLPAIVTDINGCNEIIKEDVNGKIIAPKNVEMLMEAMQYFLDHPSEINEMGLNARELVVKKYDKNIVWEALLTEYEFLLKRSKNSNS, from the coding sequence ATGGAGAAATACAGTAGAAATATAAAGTTAATAAAAACTTCTACCGTTGCAAGTTCCCTGGAACATCTTTTAAAAGGCCAGCTCGGTTTTTTAAACCGATATTTTGAGGTAATAGGTATAGCCGCGGGAGAAAAATCTTTAAAAATTGTTGAACTACGTGAAGGCATACGTACTGTCCGGGTAAATATGAAAAGACATATTTCCCCGGTAAATGATGTAAAATCGCTTGTCCGTTTATATAAAGTATTTAAAAAAGAAAAGCCTCATATTGTACACTCCATTACTCCCAAAGCAGGGTTATTATCCATGCTGGCAGCTTATGGTGCCGGAGTACCTGTTAGAATTCATACTTTTACAGGGTTGATATTTCCCTCCAAATCCGGCGTATTTCAAAAAATACTCATTCTCATGGACAGGCTTTTATGCAGGATGGCAACCAATATTTACCCTGAAGGACTGGGAGTAAAAAACGATCTCATAAAATATAAAATTACCAATAAGCCTCTCAAAATAATTGCAAACGGTAATATTAACGGAACAGATACAGAGTATTTCAATCCTGCCTCAGTTTCATTGGCTGAAAAACAAGAACTCCTCGAAAAGCTCAATATTAAAAAAGATGATTTTGTTTTCATTTTCATTGGAAGATTGGTAAAAGATAAAGGAATTGACGAACTGGTAAGGGCTTTTTCACAATTGAGTGCATTAGTTACCCCAATAAAATTACTGTTAGTAGGTGATTTCGAAAAAGACCTGGACCCTCTTTCCCCCCAAACCGAAAAAAAAATAGAATTACACCCGAATATTATACCGGTAGGATGGCAAAATGATATAAGGCCCTTTCTTACCATAAGTAACGTACTTGCTTTTCCAAGTTACCGCGAAGGTTTTCCTAATGTAGTTTTACAGGCCGGTGCTATGGGGCTTCCGGCTATAGTGACTGATATAAACGGCTGCAATGAAATTATTAAAGAAGATGTAAATGGAAAAATCATAGCCCCAAAAAACGTTGAGATGCTAATGGAGGCTATGCAGTATTTTTTAGACCATCCATCCGAAATAAATGAAATGGGACTGAATGCAAGAGAATTAGTTGTAAAAAAGTATGATAAGAATATTGTATGGGAAGCTCTGCTTACAGAGTATGAATTCTTATTGAAGCGAAGTAAAAACAGTAATAGTTAA
- a CDS encoding glycosyltransferase, with protein MKLSVIVPVYNLAEYLEKCINSIVQQDIPPANYEIVAVNDGSTDNSLQILDSLSSKYKNLKIISQENKGLSSARNTGIEHATGEYILFVDSDDYILPGTLHHLLSIARKNTLDVLEFGAAGIDQNGKIVYSIQKSTNNGILSGEEYLSSVTYMNSACNKLYRREFFNKHSFRFKEGIYIEDIEFNIRVIFYAKRVQAIDRVMAHFVQREGSITRTRNFAKTKKMVYNILTVITSLNNFSEVIITPKSKAYIAVKKKICGLITTMLLRVVKSIDDYTIKTDIISQLKKQNLYPIPYKTGEKKKDIFRWFANQNYLFSMICKINCSINKKR; from the coding sequence ATGAAATTGTCAGTAATTGTACCCGTTTATAATTTAGCGGAATATCTTGAAAAATGCATAAACAGTATTGTACAACAAGATATACCTCCGGCTAATTATGAAATTGTTGCTGTCAATGACGGTTCTACAGACAATAGTCTTCAAATCTTAGATAGTTTAAGCTCTAAATATAAAAACCTGAAAATTATCTCACAGGAAAATAAAGGGCTTAGTAGCGCCAGAAATACAGGAATAGAACATGCCACAGGAGAATATATTCTGTTTGTTGATTCGGATGACTATATCTTACCCGGCACCCTGCATCATCTTCTCAGTATTGCCCGCAAAAACACGTTGGATGTACTTGAATTTGGAGCTGCCGGTATAGACCAGAATGGTAAAATTGTTTATTCCATACAAAAATCAACCAATAATGGAATATTATCCGGAGAAGAATATCTCTCATCCGTAACCTATATGAATTCTGCCTGCAATAAATTATATCGCAGGGAATTTTTCAATAAACACTCATTCCGCTTCAAGGAAGGTATCTACATAGAAGACATAGAATTTAACATCCGGGTTATCTTTTATGCAAAAAGAGTACAGGCAATTGACAGGGTTATGGCTCATTTTGTGCAAAGAGAAGGCTCAATAACACGAACCAGAAATTTTGCCAAAACCAAAAAGATGGTTTATAACATTCTCACTGTCATAACTTCTCTTAATAATTTCAGTGAAGTTATTATTACTCCGAAATCAAAAGCTTACATAGCCGTTAAAAAAAAGATATGCGGATTAATTACTACCATGTTGCTGAGAGTGGTAAAAAGTATTGATGATTACACTATTAAAACAGATATAATTTCTCAGTTAAAAAAACAAAACCTCTACCCCATTCCATATAAAACCGGGGAAAAGAAAAAAGACATTTTCCGTTGGTTTGCTAATCAAAACTATTTATTTTCAATGATTTGTAAAATTAATTGTTCAATTAACAAAAAAAGGTGA
- a CDS encoding EpsG family protein — MIDFIPLEYYSTIHYHIILLIVLFTLLHALALKGNENIVYNYNRIMALLLLLYLMIYMGLRPVSGKYFVDMATYANVYQRIKAGYHLTDLSDFGFGYFMTFCSYFLSEKGFFMACTLLYVTPLYIASRRFSKNYYFFAFLMFVASFSFWAYGVNGIRNGIATSLLILAFSYHDRKAIMIILMLLSVSFHKSMILPIMAFIITYFVKNTSLYFILWMVAIGLSLLMGSFWESFFANLGFDDDRLAGYLIKTANREKFSSTGFRFDFLIYSALPVIAGYYYVVKRNFTDSFYNKLLQTYLLANSFWIMVIRANFSNRFAYLSWFMMAIIICYPLLHQAMWKKQFSKLGLIILLYFSFTYIMHLIYQFKS; from the coding sequence ATGATTGATTTTATACCTCTGGAATATTATTCAACTATTCACTACCATATCATTTTACTTATCGTATTATTCACCCTTTTGCATGCACTTGCTTTAAAAGGAAATGAAAATATTGTCTACAATTATAATCGCATTATGGCACTACTCTTATTATTGTATTTAATGATATATATGGGATTAAGGCCAGTGAGTGGAAAATATTTTGTTGACATGGCTACTTATGCTAATGTATACCAAAGAATAAAAGCAGGGTACCACTTAACCGATCTTTCAGACTTCGGTTTTGGTTATTTCATGACTTTTTGTTCTTATTTTTTATCTGAAAAAGGGTTTTTTATGGCCTGTACTCTTTTGTATGTAACTCCCTTGTACATTGCCTCCAGAAGATTTTCAAAAAATTATTACTTCTTTGCTTTTTTAATGTTTGTTGCGTCATTTTCCTTTTGGGCTTACGGGGTAAACGGTATAAGAAACGGCATTGCTACTTCTCTTCTCATATTAGCATTTTCATACCATGACAGAAAAGCAATAATGATTATTCTGATGCTCCTTTCAGTGTCATTTCATAAAAGCATGATTTTACCTATAATGGCATTTATTATTACTTATTTTGTAAAAAACACTTCGCTGTATTTCATTTTATGGATGGTGGCCATTGGTTTATCTTTACTAATGGGAAGCTTTTGGGAATCATTTTTTGCCAACTTAGGTTTTGACGATGATAGATTAGCAGGATATCTTATAAAAACAGCCAACCGGGAAAAGTTCAGCTCAACAGGTTTCAGATTTGACTTTTTAATTTATAGTGCCCTGCCGGTAATTGCCGGTTATTATTATGTAGTAAAAAGAAATTTTACTGATTCCTTTTATAATAAATTACTACAAACTTATTTATTGGCCAATTCTTTCTGGATTATGGTAATAAGAGCTAATTTTTCCAACCGGTTTGCTTATTTATCATGGTTCATGATGGCTATAATAATTTGTTATCCACTCCTTCACCAGGCTATGTGGAAGAAACAATTTTCAAAACTTGGTTTAATCATCCTTCTATATTTTTCATTTACATATATAATGCATTTAATATATCAATTTAAAAGTTAA
- a CDS encoding glycosyltransferase: MKNILLIIPYGSVGGMERLALTFYNHYKKQGYKVKTVKLIKLKSDIINFGNDEYHLSKKDLSSFNVVNRFLFYLNSPLRIRRIIKKERFTHSISFGDMANIFSSLTCTKEFKIGSIHSFKSIELVSNSYFHKLTKLGYKTTYKNFDKVVCISKAIKEDLLEKCGFKFPEKLEVIYNPHDIEKIESLSNEPLKNTHEEELFSKKSVLFIGRLSLEKSPWHLIKAFHDVVYSHDANLIFIGDGDKMVSEHINKLIIQYNLKDRVFFLGRKSNPFKYLKKADVLALSSHYEGTPNVIVEAIAVGTPVVASYCTDGIIELMSLTKHIVKDENVIVEAGIVTPNLYKGTLGIPADNSFIPEEKKLSEALQKIISDKNFKINLKTERAQLLKKFDVNSISKQYVTPINNTTNAI; the protein is encoded by the coding sequence ATGAAAAACATTTTATTAATTATTCCCTACGGGAGTGTTGGAGGGATGGAACGGTTAGCTTTAACATTTTATAATCATTACAAAAAACAAGGTTATAAAGTAAAAACCGTAAAACTTATTAAATTAAAATCGGACATTATAAACTTTGGCAATGATGAATATCATCTTAGTAAGAAAGATCTATCATCTTTTAATGTTGTTAACCGTTTTTTATTCTATTTAAATTCACCCTTACGAATAAGAAGGATAATAAAAAAAGAAAGATTCACACACTCTATTTCTTTTGGTGATATGGCAAATATTTTCAGTTCTTTAACCTGTACCAAAGAGTTTAAAATAGGAAGCATACATTCATTCAAAAGTATAGAATTGGTTTCAAATTCATATTTTCATAAACTGACAAAACTAGGCTACAAAACCACCTATAAAAATTTTGATAAAGTTGTATGCATCAGTAAAGCCATTAAAGAAGATCTACTTGAAAAATGTGGGTTTAAGTTTCCGGAAAAGCTGGAAGTGATATATAATCCCCATGATATTGAAAAAATTGAATCTCTTTCCAACGAACCTCTCAAGAATACCCATGAAGAAGAATTATTTAGCAAGAAAAGCGTTCTATTTATTGGCAGATTGAGTCTGGAAAAATCCCCGTGGCATCTTATTAAAGCTTTTCACGATGTGGTATACTCTCACGATGCAAATCTTATTTTTATAGGAGACGGTGATAAAATGGTATCCGAACATATAAATAAACTTATCATCCAATATAATTTAAAAGACAGAGTGTTTTTCCTTGGAAGAAAAAGCAACCCGTTTAAATATTTAAAAAAAGCCGATGTATTAGCACTATCATCTCATTATGAAGGCACTCCAAATGTAATTGTTGAAGCCATTGCAGTTGGCACCCCAGTGGTTGCTTCTTACTGTACGGATGGAATAATAGAACTTATGAGCCTTACTAAGCATATCGTAAAAGATGAAAATGTCATTGTGGAAGCGGGCATAGTAACACCAAATCTTTACAAAGGCACATTGGGAATACCTGCGGATAATTCTTTTATCCCTGAAGAAAAAAAACTCTCTGAAGCATTGCAAAAAATTATCTCAGATAAAAATTTTAAAATTAATTTAAAAACCGAAAGAGCTCAGCTTCTGAAGAAATTTGATGTTAATTCGATTTCTAAACAATACGTGACTCCAATTAATAATACCACCAATGCTATTTAA
- a CDS encoding glycosyltransferase family 4 protein encodes MKLLYITNQICGAGGLERVLSIKTRYLAEEFGYEVHIMTINQEGLSLFYNFSEKLIYHNFNAEGNTLQYFLQYLSGLRKVVKTVKPDIISVCDDGLKGFFVPVFTGKPCKMIYERHVSKKIEATSDTPTFLSKLTEDIKYKLMHVGAKKYDKFVVLTNGNINEWKLDNILVISNPLSFSPEKTSPLNNKKVLAVGRQCFQKGYDRLLKSWQKVSHAHPDWKLEIYGKINENEDLNALAHDLKINTTISFFAPIKNIQEKYKKASVYVMSSRSEGFGMVLIEAMAHGVPCVSYDCPHGPADIITDGVDGYLVPNGDIHTFADRIVKLIEDEPKRKEMGKNAVKKTQLFAPDIIIPQWDKLFKSLIE; translated from the coding sequence ATGAAACTACTTTACATAACCAACCAAATATGTGGCGCCGGCGGATTGGAAAGGGTTTTATCCATTAAAACCCGGTATCTTGCAGAGGAATTTGGTTATGAGGTACATATAATGACAATAAATCAGGAAGGTTTATCCCTATTCTACAATTTTAGTGAAAAACTCATCTACCATAATTTTAATGCAGAAGGAAACACTTTACAGTATTTTTTGCAATATCTATCCGGATTGAGAAAAGTTGTAAAAACCGTAAAACCCGATATTATTTCTGTTTGCGATGATGGGCTCAAGGGATTCTTTGTACCTGTCTTTACGGGAAAACCATGTAAAATGATATATGAGAGGCATGTATCAAAAAAGATTGAAGCTACAAGTGACACCCCCACTTTTTTAAGTAAATTAACGGAAGATATTAAATATAAATTGATGCATGTGGGTGCAAAAAAATATGACAAGTTTGTGGTACTCACAAACGGAAATATAAATGAGTGGAAATTAGATAACATTCTAGTTATTTCTAACCCTTTATCATTTTCCCCTGAAAAAACCTCACCTTTAAACAACAAGAAGGTGCTGGCAGTAGGAAGGCAATGCTTTCAAAAAGGATATGACAGGTTACTTAAAAGTTGGCAGAAAGTTTCTCATGCACATCCGGACTGGAAACTGGAAATTTATGGAAAAATTAATGAAAATGAAGATTTAAATGCACTCGCACATGATTTGAAAATTAATACCACGATCAGCTTTTTTGCTCCCATTAAAAATATACAGGAAAAATATAAAAAAGCTTCCGTGTATGTAATGTCCTCCCGCTCTGAAGGATTCGGCATGGTACTTATAGAAGCGATGGCTCACGGTGTTCCATGTGTATCATATGATTGTCCCCACGGCCCCGCTGATATAATTACTGATGGCGTGGATGGTTATTTAGTTCCGAATGGAGATATACATACTTTTGCTGATAGAATAGTGAAGTTAATTGAAGACGAACCAAAAAGGAAAGAAATGGGTAAAAATGCCGTAAAAAAAACACAACTTTTTGCGCCCGATATTATTATACCTCAATGGGATAAACTTTTCAAAAGCCTAATCGAATAA
- a CDS encoding glycosyltransferase: protein MIKISIVIPVYNVQDFVERCIRSVAEQNLSSHLYEIIIINDGTQDNSLEIAQRVAKQFNNIHIYSQQNSGLGASRNKGINLAKGEYIWFVDSDDFIKKDCFKEIFDILTDEKPDVLAFDFNCTDEEGKIIKWIDFKLQFDNKKTLTGPEFYELNYNNSYIWLYLFKKDLFTNNNVYFKNRINMQDSEILPRIMLYVKNILFYDKVLYYYVNRKDSFINTNDPQVRKKYYNSILKVNFYLNRFRDTLSKNNLMFKAISKKQKHINKILFLQYIHTNFSENDLKEIIKNLRKARLYPFKSFNEPNFRKKIIYIFGRILLNIHPVYGRKIYLKLKTISPK from the coding sequence ATGATCAAAATAAGCATAGTAATCCCGGTTTATAATGTCCAAGACTTTGTTGAACGTTGTATTAGATCAGTTGCAGAACAAAATTTATCATCACATTTATACGAAATAATTATCATCAACGACGGAACCCAGGATAATTCTCTCGAAATTGCCCAAAGGGTTGCTAAACAGTTCAATAATATCCATATTTATTCTCAACAAAATTCTGGTTTAGGAGCATCACGCAATAAGGGCATAAACCTGGCTAAAGGTGAATATATATGGTTTGTAGATTCTGATGATTTCATTAAGAAAGATTGTTTCAAAGAAATTTTTGATATACTAACCGATGAAAAACCTGATGTACTAGCTTTTGATTTTAATTGTACGGATGAAGAAGGTAAGATTATAAAATGGATTGACTTCAAACTCCAATTTGATAATAAAAAAACACTAACCGGACCGGAGTTTTATGAACTAAATTACAATAATAGTTATATATGGCTATATCTATTCAAAAAAGATCTGTTCACCAACAACAATGTCTATTTTAAAAACAGAATTAATATGCAGGATTCTGAAATATTACCCAGAATAATGCTATATGTTAAAAACATACTTTTCTATGATAAAGTTCTCTATTATTATGTTAATCGAAAAGACTCTTTCATTAATACTAATGATCCTCAGGTTAGAAAAAAATATTATAATTCTATTTTAAAAGTAAATTTTTATTTAAACAGATTTAGAGACACTTTAAGCAAAAACAATTTAATGTTCAAAGCTATTTCTAAAAAACAAAAGCATATTAATAAAATTCTTTTTCTTCAATACATTCATACAAACTTTAGTGAAAATGACCTTAAAGAGATAATAAAAAACCTAAGAAAGGCCCGGTTGTATCCTTTTAAAAGTTTTAACGAGCCCAACTTCAGAAAAAAAATTATTTATATTTTCGGTAGAATTCTCCTTAATATTCATCCTGTATATGGTAGAAAAATTTATTTAAAATTAAAAACTATTTCACCAAAATGA
- a CDS encoding lipopolysaccharide biosynthesis protein, with translation MSQLEKGAILNYLNIFLTNIIGLLLTPFIIKKLGDAEFGLYSLIGAFVGYMSVLDLGINNTIIRFVAKYRAEKNRIGEENFLATTMIIYFFISLLIIAIGTICYYNLDSIFGSSLTIEEMGKAKIMFVILIFNLAVTLPGGAFAGICSGYEEFVFPKTVNIFRYIVRAVLIVALLILGGKAISIVILDTSLNLFIIGVNAFFVLNKLKVKFKFHNIEKSLIKEIFGYSIWIFIAALVSQFQWQAGQMALGIVANTTIVAIYAVGIMLGTYYGAFSHAISGVFLPRATQMTVRNATGEELTTMMIKIGRISLIILLYILGAFLLYGKQFVFLWVGENYYNSWVVALIIMFAYTMPLVQSFGNSILEAKNKMSFKVIIYLIFIGMGTFAGVLLAKKYGSIGMITGSTIGWIISQNILNVYYQKVIHLNIIRFFKELFNKTFIVFILIIPLGYLINYIPGEGWISFIIKAFSYTFVFATLMFSFGMNSYEKQLFEKPIQNTLKKLKIKS, from the coding sequence TTGAGTCAGTTAGAAAAAGGAGCCATACTTAATTATTTAAATATTTTTTTAACCAATATTATTGGCTTGTTGTTAACTCCTTTTATAATAAAAAAACTTGGGGATGCCGAGTTTGGACTGTATTCTTTAATTGGTGCCTTTGTCGGTTATATGTCTGTTTTAGATTTAGGTATTAATAATACTATTATCCGTTTTGTAGCAAAATACCGGGCAGAAAAAAACCGGATTGGCGAAGAAAATTTTCTGGCCACCACCATGATTATTTATTTTTTTATCTCATTATTAATAATTGCTATTGGCACTATTTGTTATTATAATCTTGACAGTATTTTTGGCTCTTCATTAACCATAGAAGAAATGGGGAAAGCAAAAATAATGTTTGTCATACTCATTTTTAATCTGGCAGTAACTTTACCAGGAGGAGCCTTTGCAGGTATTTGTTCCGGTTATGAAGAATTCGTTTTTCCAAAAACAGTAAACATTTTTAGGTATATTGTCAGAGCAGTACTTATTGTAGCTTTACTTATATTAGGAGGAAAAGCTATATCTATTGTTATATTAGATACTTCTCTAAATCTCTTCATCATAGGTGTAAATGCTTTTTTCGTACTAAATAAATTAAAAGTAAAATTCAAATTTCATAACATAGAAAAATCTTTAATAAAGGAAATATTTGGTTATTCTATTTGGATATTTATAGCAGCTCTTGTATCCCAATTTCAATGGCAAGCTGGTCAAATGGCCTTAGGTATTGTAGCTAATACAACAATAGTCGCAATTTATGCAGTTGGAATTATGTTAGGCACATATTACGGAGCCTTTTCTCATGCTATTTCCGGTGTGTTTTTACCAAGGGCCACCCAAATGACTGTACGTAATGCTACAGGTGAAGAACTTACAACCATGATGATCAAAATTGGTAGAATCTCACTAATAATACTGTTATATATTTTAGGTGCATTCCTGTTATATGGTAAACAATTTGTTTTTCTGTGGGTCGGAGAAAATTACTATAATTCCTGGGTAGTTGCTCTTATTATAATGTTTGCTTATACTATGCCCCTGGTGCAAAGCTTCGGAAACTCAATTTTAGAAGCTAAAAATAAAATGTCTTTTAAAGTTATTATATATCTAATTTTTATTGGCATGGGAACCTTTGCAGGTGTATTACTTGCAAAAAAGTATGGAAGTATAGGTATGATTACAGGGTCTACAATTGGTTGGATTATCAGCCAGAACATTCTAAATGTTTATTATCAAAAGGTGATTCATCTTAACATAATAAGATTCTTTAAAGAGCTATTTAATAAAACTTTCATAGTTTTTATTTTAATTATCCCTCTCGGATATCTTATAAATTATATCCCTGGCGAGGGATGGATAAGTTTTATTATAAAAGCTTTCAGTTATACGTTTGTTTTTGCAACACTTATGTTTTCATTTGGAATGAATTCATATGAAAAACAACTTTTTGAAAAACCCATTCAAAATACACTCAAAAAACTGAAAATAAAGTCTTAA
- a CDS encoding NAD-dependent epimerase, with amino-acid sequence MKILVTGAAGFIGFHTCKKLLKNGHQVVGLDNINDYYDVNLKYARLNELGITKKEAEIFNHPSKSNIYDNFFKFIRMNLENREELPKLFEKEKFDVVCNLAAQAGVRYSLENPESYVDSNIVGFVNLLECCRHYNIQHLVYASSSSVYGLNKKIPFSTDDSVDHPISLYAASKKSNELMAHTYSHLFKIPTTGLRFFTVYGPWGRPDMALFLFTKAITENKPIKVFNYGKMERDFTYIDDIVEGVVRIIEKKVENRLYKVYNIGNNNSVKLMDFIEEIERNLQKEAVKDMLPIQPGDVEKTWANVDSLIKDYNYKPGTTIKDGIKSFIDWYKHYYKVN; translated from the coding sequence ATGAAAATACTTGTTACCGGTGCTGCCGGATTTATAGGATTTCACACATGTAAAAAGTTACTCAAAAACGGCCATCAGGTAGTTGGCCTTGATAACATTAACGATTATTATGATGTGAACTTAAAATATGCCCGGTTAAATGAACTGGGTATTACTAAAAAAGAAGCAGAAATATTTAATCACCCGTCAAAAAGTAATATCTATGATAATTTCTTCAAATTTATCAGAATGAATCTGGAAAACAGAGAAGAACTGCCCAAACTTTTTGAAAAGGAAAAATTTGATGTTGTCTGTAACTTGGCTGCACAAGCCGGTGTAAGGTATAGCCTGGAAAACCCCGAATCTTATGTTGATAGTAATATTGTAGGGTTTGTTAATCTACTTGAATGTTGCCGGCATTATAACATTCAACATCTGGTGTATGCCAGCAGTTCCAGCGTATATGGTTTAAATAAAAAAATTCCTTTTTCTACAGATGATAGTGTAGATCATCCGATAAGTTTATATGCTGCTTCCAAAAAAAGTAATGAGTTAATGGCACATACTTACAGCCACCTTTTTAAAATACCAACCACAGGATTAAGGTTTTTTACAGTATACGGACCCTGGGGAAGACCCGATATGGCACTCTTTCTTTTTACAAAAGCAATTACCGAAAACAAACCTATTAAAGTATTTAATTACGGTAAAATGGAACGCGACTTCACTTATATAGATGATATAGTGGAAGGCGTTGTAAGGATAATTGAAAAAAAAGTAGAAAACAGGTTATACAAAGTTTACAATATCGGCAACAACAATTCGGTTAAATTAATGGATTTTATTGAAGAAATTGAAAGAAATCTTCAAAAAGAAGCTGTTAAAGATATGCTTCCTATACAACCTGGAGATGTAGAAAAAACATGGGCAAATGTAGATAGCCTTATTAAAGATTATAATTATAAACCGGGGACTACTATAAAAGATGGCATTAAATCTTTTATTGATTGGTATAAACACTATTATAAAGTAAACTAA
- a CDS encoding nucleotide sugar dehydrogenase, translated as MNHLKIAVIGLGYVGLPLAQLFATKYSVIGYDINSRRIKELTSFTDSTKEVNTDALKKVITSNPDNTTGLFLTSSITDAKTCNYYIITVPTPVDRKKAPDIEALVNASEMVSKVLKKNDIVIYESTVYPGLTEEICVPLLEKNNNLKYNSDFFVGYSPERINPGDKEHTVDKILKVTSGSTKEAAKKIDCLYASVITAGTYLAPSIKVAEAAKVIENTQRDINIAFVNELAKIFNLMGIDTHQVLEAAGTKWNFLPFKPGLVGGHCIGVDPYYLAQKAQELGYHPEIILAGRRINDTMGAYTAGEIIKLMLKQNIKVKDSTVLVLGITFKENCPDVRNTKVIDLVTNLKEYGAKVDVYDPHVDEKEVEKEYKLKLTKNLNNKKYNAVVLAVAHREFSYLKIDDLLSKNAIVYDIKGVLKTNIITGRL; from the coding sequence ATGAATCATTTAAAAATAGCTGTAATCGGATTAGGATACGTAGGGTTACCTTTAGCTCAATTGTTTGCCACAAAATATTCAGTAATTGGTTATGATATAAATTCAAGGCGAATTAAGGAATTAACTTCTTTTACCGATTCAACAAAGGAAGTTAATACCGATGCTTTAAAAAAAGTAATTACCAGTAATCCGGATAATACAACAGGCTTGTTTCTTACCTCTTCAATAACTGATGCCAAAACCTGCAATTATTATATTATTACCGTACCAACACCGGTTGACAGGAAAAAAGCCCCGGATATAGAAGCTCTGGTAAATGCAAGTGAAATGGTAAGCAAAGTACTCAAAAAAAACGATATTGTTATTTACGAGTCAACAGTATACCCCGGTTTAACCGAAGAAATATGTGTGCCTCTCCTGGAGAAAAATAATAATCTAAAATATAATTCCGACTTTTTTGTGGGTTATTCTCCCGAAAGAATTAATCCTGGCGATAAAGAACATACCGTTGATAAAATATTAAAAGTCACATCAGGTTCAACCAAAGAAGCAGCAAAAAAAATAGATTGTCTTTATGCTTCGGTAATTACTGCCGGCACCTATCTTGCCCCCTCCATAAAAGTAGCCGAAGCTGCCAAAGTAATTGAAAATACCCAACGTGATATTAATATAGCTTTTGTTAATGAACTAGCTAAAATATTTAATCTGATGGGGATTGATACACATCAGGTGTTGGAAGCTGCAGGTACAAAATGGAATTTTTTACCTTTTAAACCCGGGTTAGTGGGAGGACATTGTATTGGGGTAGACCCTTACTACCTGGCTCAAAAGGCCCAGGAATTAGGATATCATCCGGAAATAATTTTGGCCGGTAGAAGAATAAATGATACTATGGGTGCCTATACAGCAGGAGAGATCATTAAATTAATGCTAAAACAAAATATTAAAGTAAAAGACAGCACGGTACTGGTTTTAGGTATAACCTTTAAGGAAAATTGCCCGGATGTAAGGAATACTAAAGTTATTGACCTGGTTACTAACCTAAAGGAGTACGGAGCTAAAGTAGATGTTTATGACCCTCATGTTGATGAAAAAGAAGTAGAAAAAGAATATAAATTAAAGCTTACAAAAAACTTAAATAACAAAAAGTACAATGCAGTTGTATTAGCGGTTGCCCACAGAGAGTTTTCTTATTTAAAAATTGATGATTTACTCAGCAAAAATGCAATTGTATATGATATTAAAGGAGTTTTAAAAACCAATATAATAACAGGAAGACTTTAA